In the genome of Carnobacterium viridans, one region contains:
- a CDS encoding RelA/SpoT family protein — protein sequence MPKSKDYTAQEVIALTVTYMNSNHVAFVKKACDFATNAHKDQYRKSGEPYIIHPIQVAGILAELKMDPVTVATGFLHDVVEDTEYTFEDISREFTPEVAMLVDGVTKLGKIKYKSHEEQQAENHRKMLLAMAKDLRVIMVKLADRLHNLRTLKFHRPEKQRRIANETLEVYAPLAHRLGINLIKWELEDTSLRYLNPQQYYRIVHLMNSKREEREKYITDSISKIEESVEELNISADITGRPKHIYSIYRKMRDQKKQFDQIYDLLAIRVIVDSIKDCYAVLGAIHTRWKPMPGRFKDYIAMPKSNMYQSIHTTVIGEFGKPIEVQIRTKEMHAVAEYGVAAHWAYKEGITRKVEDDSDGNKISWFRDIIELQDESSDASDFMESVKEDIFKDKVYVFTPKGDVSELPSGAGPLDFAFNIHTEIGSKTTGAKVNGKIVPLNYKLKTGDIIEILTSPNSYGPSRDWINLVSTSKAKNKIKRFFKLQDREVNVIKGREMVEKQLTDMQFLPKNFLTKNNIKMLLERFNFTSEDDLYAAVGYGELTALVVANRLTEKERRERDLEKKIQDTTSIEMKTKKEPEKIKIKHEGGIVIQGIDNLLIRISRCCNPVPGDEIVGYITKGRGVSIHRKTCPNVLAAKDAENRLIDVEWEDTTSKSQEYNAELQIIGYNRSGLLNEVLQVVNSMTKNLNNVNGKVDNNKMATITLTVGIQNIQQLDKIVEKIKSIPDVYSVRRMSS from the coding sequence AAAATGGATCCTGTAACAGTAGCGACTGGGTTTCTTCACGATGTTGTTGAAGATACTGAATATACTTTTGAAGATATTTCAAGAGAATTTACTCCTGAAGTGGCTATGCTTGTAGATGGTGTAACAAAATTAGGGAAAATAAAATACAAATCACATGAAGAACAACAAGCAGAAAATCACCGTAAAATGTTGCTGGCAATGGCAAAAGACTTAAGAGTTATCATGGTTAAGTTAGCTGACCGTTTGCACAATTTACGCACACTAAAGTTTCATAGGCCTGAAAAGCAAAGACGCATTGCAAATGAAACACTTGAAGTCTATGCTCCGCTAGCTCATCGATTAGGGATCAATTTAATTAAATGGGAATTAGAAGACACTTCTTTGCGTTACCTAAATCCTCAACAATATTATCGTATTGTTCATTTAATGAATTCTAAAAGAGAAGAACGAGAAAAATATATCACGGATTCTATTTCAAAAATTGAAGAGTCTGTAGAGGAATTAAATATATCTGCAGATATTACAGGCAGACCAAAACACATTTATTCCATTTACCGTAAAATGCGTGACCAGAAGAAACAATTTGATCAAATTTACGATCTATTAGCTATACGCGTTATTGTAGACTCGATTAAAGATTGTTATGCAGTGTTAGGTGCAATTCATACACGTTGGAAACCGATGCCGGGTAGATTTAAAGATTATATTGCCATGCCAAAATCGAACATGTATCAGTCCATCCATACTACCGTTATAGGGGAATTTGGCAAACCTATAGAAGTTCAAATCCGCACAAAAGAAATGCATGCAGTTGCAGAATATGGAGTTGCAGCTCACTGGGCATACAAAGAAGGCATTACCAGAAAAGTTGAAGATGATTCAGATGGTAATAAAATCTCTTGGTTTAGAGATATTATTGAATTACAAGATGAATCTAGTGATGCAAGCGACTTTATGGAAAGTGTCAAAGAAGATATTTTTAAAGATAAAGTTTACGTCTTTACGCCAAAAGGCGATGTAAGTGAATTGCCTTCTGGTGCTGGTCCGTTAGACTTTGCATTTAATATTCATACTGAAATAGGGAGTAAGACCACTGGTGCTAAAGTTAATGGAAAGATCGTTCCATTAAATTACAAATTAAAAACGGGCGACATTATTGAAATATTGACTTCTCCAAATTCTTATGGACCAAGTCGTGATTGGATTAATTTAGTATCAACCAGCAAAGCTAAAAATAAAATAAAACGTTTCTTTAAACTACAAGATCGTGAAGTTAATGTTATAAAAGGTCGCGAAATGGTTGAAAAACAGTTAACGGATATGCAGTTTCTGCCGAAAAATTTCTTGACGAAAAATAATATCAAAATGCTTTTAGAAAGATTTAATTTCACTTCAGAAGATGATTTATACGCTGCCGTAGGATATGGTGAATTAACAGCTCTTGTAGTAGCCAATCGCTTAACGGAAAAAGAGCGCAGAGAGCGAGATCTTGAAAAGAAAATACAAGATACTACGTCAATAGAAATGAAAACTAAAAAAGAGCCTGAAAAAATTAAAATAAAACATGAGGGCGGCATAGTCATTCAAGGAATAGATAATTTATTGATTCGTATCAGTCGATGTTGCAATCCTGTTCCGGGTGATGAAATTGTTGGGTATATTACGAAAGGTCGTGGCGTTTCGATTCATCGAAAAACGTGTCCGAATGTTTTAGCAGCAAAAGATGCTGAGAATCGATTAATTGATGTTGAGTGGGAAGATACGACATCTAAGAGTCAAGAATACAATGCAGAATTACAGATTATTGGCTATAACCGTTCCGGTTTGTTGAATGAAGTATTGCAAGTTGTAAACAGTATGACCAAAAATTTAAACAATGTGAATGGAAAAGTAGACAATAATAAAATGGCTACTATTACATTAACAGTGGGCATTCAAAATATTCAACAATTAGACAAAATTGTTGAAAAAATAAAATCGATTCCTGATGTATACAGTGTGAGAAGAATGTCTTCTTAA
- the dtd gene encoding D-aminoacyl-tRNA deacylase, producing MRVIIQRTKQASVSIEESTVGEITHGFVLLVGIEEEDQQEDIDYLVRKISKMRIFEDTQGKMNLSIEDVGGEILSISQFTLHADTKKGNRPSFIKAAKPDIAIPIYDAFNNQLRASGITVQTGTFGADMQVSLVNDGPVTIIIDSKQR from the coding sequence ATGAGAGTTATCATACAAAGAACAAAGCAAGCAAGTGTCAGCATTGAAGAATCGACTGTAGGAGAGATCACTCACGGATTCGTTCTATTGGTTGGAATAGAAGAAGAGGATCAACAAGAGGATATCGACTACCTTGTACGTAAAATCAGCAAAATGCGTATTTTTGAAGATACACAAGGGAAAATGAATTTAAGTATAGAGGATGTTGGTGGAGAGATTCTTTCCATTTCTCAATTTACACTACATGCTGACACTAAAAAAGGGAATCGCCCAAGCTTTATTAAAGCAGCAAAACCAGACATAGCTATTCCAATATATGATGCATTCAATAATCAGTTAAGAGCGTCCGGTATAACGGTTCAAACAGGAACCTTTGGTGCAGACATGCAAGTTTCGCTTGTAAATGATGGTCCCGTAACTATAATCATAGATAGTAAACAACGTTAA
- a CDS encoding N-acetylmuramoyl-L-alanine amidase translates to MENKLTLKKPKKIVTLFIIALFIGLTAFATVVLANQGTIKVDASVVNVRTGPGLSYDIMTQVTGGEKVTMLTEENEWYKVRLSNDQIGWIASWLIENTEVSAATNKMGVVTGDEVNIRSESNADSTILGKVVNGTELTVLFQQEGWTQVQYYGQVAWISSELIDITESSTETTTVAVAEENSAPIQTVTTRSAGTNIRTSPSVESSVVATAEKGESFTYLSTKGDWYQIELASGETGYVANWVVDLSGSQTPAPTANITSLAEATIVIDAGHGGDDPGALAHSFYEKEVTLDTAKLVANRLRDAGANVILTRSDDEFVSLDERTVISNQSNADVFISLHYDSTETANEISGTTTYYYHDKDMPLAEIVNANLKQNGLLPNNGVRFGNFYVTRENTQPAILLELGYLNNDVDQDTVNSASYQSSIAEILYQSLNQYFIP, encoded by the coding sequence GTGGAAAATAAATTGACATTAAAAAAGCCAAAAAAGATTGTTACATTGTTCATCATTGCATTGTTTATCGGATTAACTGCTTTCGCCACTGTCGTTCTGGCTAATCAAGGAACCATAAAAGTAGACGCAAGTGTTGTCAATGTCCGAACGGGTCCAGGACTATCTTACGACATTATGACACAAGTTACTGGTGGAGAAAAAGTAACCATGTTAACCGAGGAAAATGAATGGTATAAAGTGCGTTTAAGTAATGATCAGATCGGCTGGATTGCCAGCTGGCTTATTGAAAATACCGAAGTGAGTGCTGCAACCAATAAAATGGGTGTGGTTACTGGAGACGAAGTAAATATACGTAGTGAAAGCAATGCGGACTCTACTATTCTGGGAAAAGTAGTCAATGGAACAGAGCTAACTGTACTGTTCCAGCAAGAAGGCTGGACACAAGTTCAATACTATGGACAAGTTGCTTGGATCAGTTCAGAGTTAATTGATATCACTGAATCATCTACTGAAACAACCACTGTTGCAGTAGCAGAAGAAAATTCAGCACCTATACAAACCGTTACAACTCGTAGTGCTGGTACGAATATTCGTACCAGCCCTTCTGTTGAAAGTAGTGTTGTGGCAACGGCTGAAAAAGGAGAAAGTTTCACCTATCTCTCTACTAAAGGCGACTGGTATCAAATAGAGTTAGCAAGTGGTGAAACGGGTTATGTAGCAAACTGGGTGGTAGACTTATCTGGCAGTCAAACACCTGCACCAACTGCCAATATTACTTCCTTAGCTGAAGCAACGATTGTAATCGATGCCGGACATGGTGGAGATGATCCTGGTGCCTTAGCACATTCATTTTATGAAAAAGAGGTTACGTTAGATACAGCTAAGCTCGTGGCTAATCGGTTGCGTGATGCTGGAGCAAATGTTATCTTGACGCGATCAGATGATGAATTTGTCAGTTTAGATGAGCGGACGGTTATCAGTAATCAATCAAATGCAGATGTATTCATTAGTTTACATTACGATTCAACTGAAACCGCTAATGAAATCAGTGGTACAACAACGTACTATTATCATGACAAAGATATGCCGTTAGCTGAAATCGTAAATGCTAATTTGAAACAAAATGGCTTATTGCCAAACAACGGTGTGCGATTTGGAAATTTCTACGTCACAAGAGAAAATACACAACCTGCTATCCTGCTTGAATTGGGCTATCTAAATAATGATGTAGATCAAGATACAGTCAACTCCGCATCTTATCAATCTTCTATTGCAGAGATACTTTATCAATCATTGAATCAATACTTTATTCCGTAA
- the hisS gene encoding histidine--tRNA ligase, with the protein MAIQKPKGTADLLPEDSRKWQYVEEILNMVLADYQFGEIRTPIFESYDLFSRGVGETSDIVSKEMYDFYDKGKRHMSLRPEGTAPVVRAFVENKLFGPEHNKPYKVYYKGPMFRYERPQGGRMRQFHQLGVEVFGSTNPATDVESMALAMALFEELGLEKLTLVINSLGDSQSRVAYREALIAYLEPHFEELSADSQTRLHKNPLRVLDSKDKKDKAIVQNAPSILDYLSEDSAKHFEAVKEMLTALEIPFVIDSNMVRGLDYYTHTIFEVMSDAPGFGAITTICAGGRYDGLVEEVGGPATPGFGFALGLERLMMTLEAEEIDIPDLHEVDVYVIGLGEATNLESLKIVQAARKAGLSAERDYMNRKIKGQFKTASKLNAKVVITLGDAELEQKEVNFKVMKTGNESKVPLKEVYKDFEKLFNLKVADMTAFNDFFNKED; encoded by the coding sequence ATGGCTATTCAAAAACCTAAAGGGACAGCAGATTTATTACCCGAAGATTCAAGGAAATGGCAATATGTTGAAGAAATTTTAAATATGGTCTTGGCTGATTATCAATTTGGAGAAATAAGAACTCCTATTTTTGAGAGCTATGATTTATTTTCTCGCGGTGTAGGAGAAACAAGCGATATCGTTTCAAAAGAAATGTATGATTTTTATGATAAAGGCAAACGTCATATGTCGCTTCGTCCAGAAGGAACAGCGCCAGTTGTTCGTGCATTTGTTGAAAACAAACTATTCGGACCTGAACACAATAAACCATACAAAGTTTATTATAAAGGTCCAATGTTCCGCTATGAACGTCCTCAAGGCGGTAGAATGAGACAATTCCACCAATTAGGTGTTGAAGTTTTTGGCAGTACGAACCCGGCAACAGATGTCGAGTCAATGGCTCTTGCTATGGCTTTGTTTGAAGAACTTGGGCTAGAAAAATTGACTTTAGTGATCAATTCACTAGGGGATTCCCAAAGTCGTGTAGCTTATAGAGAAGCTTTAATTGCTTATCTAGAACCTCATTTCGAAGAGTTAAGTGCCGATTCGCAAACACGTTTGCACAAAAATCCTTTACGTGTATTAGACAGTAAAGATAAAAAAGATAAAGCAATCGTCCAAAATGCTCCATCTATTCTAGATTATTTAAGCGAAGATTCAGCAAAACACTTTGAAGCCGTTAAAGAAATGTTAACAGCTTTAGAGATTCCTTTTGTGATCGATAGCAATATGGTTAGGGGATTAGACTACTATACACACACAATTTTTGAAGTGATGAGTGATGCTCCTGGATTTGGTGCAATCACAACAATTTGTGCCGGTGGCCGTTATGATGGATTAGTAGAAGAAGTCGGTGGTCCTGCCACTCCTGGTTTTGGTTTCGCGTTAGGATTAGAACGTTTAATGATGACATTAGAAGCAGAAGAAATTGATATACCGGATTTGCATGAAGTAGATGTCTATGTTATTGGTTTAGGAGAAGCAACAAATCTTGAATCACTTAAAATCGTTCAAGCTGCTCGAAAAGCGGGGTTGTCTGCTGAACGGGATTACATGAATCGTAAAATAAAAGGCCAGTTTAAAACAGCTTCAAAACTAAATGCCAAAGTGGTCATTACTTTAGGTGATGCAGAACTAGAACAAAAAGAAGTGAATTTTAAAGTCATGAAGACTGGAAATGAATCAAAAGTTCCGTTAAAAGAGGTCTACAAAGATTTTGAAAAATTATTTAATTTAAAAGTAGCAGATATGACAGCTTTCAATGACTTTTTCAATAAAGAAGATTAA
- the aspS gene encoding aspartate--tRNA ligase: protein MGKRTEYCGKISRDLLGQEVILKGWVQKRRDLGDLIFIDLRDREGIVQIVFNPTFSKEALAIAEDVRSEYVLEVKGKVVERKEAVVNKKISTGELEVEVYDVKVLNASKTTPFYIEDGVAVSDDKRMQYRYLDLRRPEMTQNMILRHQMTKSIRHYLDDHNFIDTETPYLTKSTPEGARDYLVPSRVHPGHFYALPQSPQLFKQLLMGAGFDRYYQIVRCFRDEDLRGDRQPEFTQVDIETSFLEPEEIQSFTEELLAKVLKDTKDVELTLPFPRMGYDEAISRYGSDKPDVRFGLELVDVSDLVKDSSFKVFSGAIENGGAVKAINAKGAAGNYSRKEIDALGEFVSVYGAKGLAWLKVEDDGLKGPIAKFFKEDAEALIEKMDAKTGDLLLFVADKKSVVHDSLGALRSKLGKELELIDESIYAFMWIVDWPLLEYDEEAGRYSAAHHPFTMPKESDIGLLETDPGKVYAQAYDIVLNGYELGGGSIRIHTRDLQEKMFAALGFSKEEAEEQFGFLLEALDYGFPPHGGIALGLDRFAMLLAGKENIREVIAFPKNGKATDPLTSAPSLVSEAQLDELSIHTTKIED from the coding sequence ATGGGAAAAAGAACGGAATATTGCGGGAAAATCTCGCGTGATTTATTAGGACAAGAAGTAATCTTAAAAGGATGGGTACAAAAAAGAAGAGATTTAGGGGATTTGATTTTTATTGATTTAAGAGACCGAGAAGGAATTGTTCAAATCGTTTTCAACCCGACATTTTCAAAAGAAGCATTAGCTATCGCTGAAGACGTACGTAGTGAATATGTCCTTGAAGTTAAAGGGAAAGTTGTTGAAAGAAAAGAAGCTGTTGTAAATAAGAAAATCTCAACAGGAGAATTAGAAGTCGAAGTATACGATGTGAAAGTTCTTAATGCTTCAAAAACAACACCGTTTTATATTGAAGATGGTGTAGCTGTATCAGATGATAAAAGAATGCAATACCGTTACCTTGATTTAAGACGTCCAGAGATGACTCAGAATATGATCTTACGTCACCAGATGACAAAATCGATTCGTCATTATTTAGATGATCATAATTTTATTGATACTGAAACACCTTATTTAACAAAATCAACTCCAGAAGGTGCACGAGACTATTTGGTGCCATCCCGAGTTCATCCAGGTCATTTTTATGCATTGCCTCAATCGCCACAATTATTCAAACAACTCTTAATGGGAGCTGGATTTGATCGCTATTATCAAATCGTGCGTTGTTTTAGAGATGAAGATTTACGTGGAGACCGTCAACCGGAGTTTACTCAAGTCGATATTGAGACCAGTTTTTTGGAACCTGAAGAGATTCAATCATTTACTGAAGAATTATTAGCTAAAGTATTAAAAGATACAAAAGACGTTGAATTGACGTTACCATTCCCGCGTATGGGATATGACGAAGCAATTAGTCGTTACGGTAGTGATAAACCAGATGTTCGTTTTGGATTAGAATTAGTAGATGTCAGTGATTTAGTGAAAGATTCTAGTTTCAAAGTCTTTAGTGGAGCTATTGAAAATGGTGGAGCTGTTAAAGCCATCAACGCTAAAGGAGCTGCCGGCAACTACTCTCGAAAAGAGATTGATGCTTTAGGCGAATTTGTTTCTGTCTATGGAGCTAAAGGTCTAGCGTGGTTAAAAGTTGAAGATGATGGTCTAAAAGGACCAATCGCTAAATTCTTTAAAGAAGATGCAGAAGCATTGATTGAAAAAATGGATGCTAAAACAGGCGATTTGTTGTTGTTTGTAGCGGATAAAAAATCCGTTGTCCATGATTCATTAGGTGCATTGCGTTCGAAATTAGGAAAAGAATTAGAATTGATTGATGAATCTATTTATGCTTTTATGTGGATCGTAGACTGGCCATTATTGGAGTACGATGAAGAAGCAGGACGCTACTCAGCGGCTCATCACCCGTTCACAATGCCAAAAGAGTCTGATATTGGTTTACTTGAAACAGATCCTGGAAAAGTTTACGCTCAAGCCTATGATATTGTCTTAAATGGCTACGAATTAGGTGGAGGTTCAATTAGAATTCATACTCGCGACTTACAAGAAAAAATGTTTGCAGCTTTAGGATTTTCAAAAGAAGAAGCAGAAGAACAATTTGGGTTCTTGTTAGAAGCACTTGACTATGGTTTCCCTCCACATGGTGGAATTGCCTTAGGACTTGACCGCTTTGCTATGCTGTTGGCCGGCAAAGAAAATATTCGTGAAGTGATTGCTTTCCCTAAAAATGGAAAAGCGACAGATCCATTAACTTCAGCACCTAGTTTAGTCAGTGAAGCGCAATTAGATGAATTATCAATTCACACAACAAAAATTGAAGATTAA
- the sppA gene encoding signal peptide peptidase SppA — protein sequence MNAKRWSAIGVALGIFIFSLFFSHYFSYIVEKQEATESLSDNLLGFLGTTVLEESLVEAGDASKRIVLLSVDGTILDGQTSGFTGDSVYDHDLFLQQLEQVLVDDTIKAIVLSVNTPGGGTYESAQIKDKLVEIQETTEKPIYVSMGSMAASGGYYISASAEKIFASEETLTGSIGVIMSGTNFSDLLEKIGVDDTTIKSGEFKDIGSSTRTMTEEDAEILQTMVNTSFDRFVDVIVEGRGMDEEVVRAIADGRIYDGAQAVSNGLVDEIGYQEDVLEAIKKDYDLEDAELFTYQGPSMSFSSLFSSKVSSLFQSGESMNSDIDKLMTAIGTPDSPKMMYYYGGE from the coding sequence ATGAATGCAAAAAGATGGAGTGCAATTGGTGTTGCACTAGGGATTTTTATTTTCTCACTATTTTTCAGTCATTATTTTTCTTATATTGTCGAAAAACAAGAAGCAACTGAATCATTAAGTGATAATTTATTAGGCTTTTTAGGTACTACTGTATTGGAAGAAAGTTTAGTAGAAGCTGGGGATGCTTCTAAACGAATCGTTTTGTTGTCGGTAGACGGAACAATTTTAGACGGTCAAACATCTGGCTTTACAGGAGATTCAGTGTACGATCATGACTTGTTTTTACAACAGTTGGAACAAGTATTAGTAGACGATACGATTAAAGCCATTGTTTTATCCGTCAATACTCCAGGCGGTGGTACATATGAAAGTGCTCAAATCAAAGACAAATTAGTAGAGATTCAAGAAACAACTGAAAAACCTATTTATGTTTCAATGGGAAGTATGGCTGCTAGCGGCGGGTACTATATCTCTGCTTCCGCAGAAAAAATATTTGCTTCTGAAGAGACTTTAACAGGATCAATTGGTGTCATTATGTCCGGAACGAATTTTAGCGACTTGCTTGAAAAGATCGGGGTTGATGATACAACTATCAAAAGTGGCGAGTTCAAGGATATTGGATCCTCAACTCGGACAATGACTGAAGAGGATGCAGAAATTTTACAAACGATGGTAAATACGTCGTTTGATCGTTTTGTAGACGTTATTGTTGAAGGGCGTGGAATGGATGAAGAAGTGGTCAGGGCAATAGCTGATGGACGTATTTACGATGGTGCACAAGCTGTTTCAAATGGTTTGGTCGATGAAATAGGTTATCAAGAAGATGTACTTGAGGCGATTAAAAAAGATTACGATTTAGAAGATGCAGAACTCTTTACCTATCAAGGTCCTTCCATGTCATTTTCTTCATTGTTTAGTTCTAAAGTCAGTAGTTTATTTCAATCAGGTGAGTCAATGAACTCAGATATCGATAAACTGATGACAGCAATTGGAACACCTGATTCTCCTAAGATGATGTATTACTATGGAGGTGAATAG
- a CDS encoding RDD family protein translates to MSTPSNNHEHDHLKESTQAKKGDTKELDVSALKKALASEEAELERAKRLKRLEQQKATIIKEDSAVNPVSQEFQNKSTDKMSSQDLRDARRKYWQEKQKQEERMRKPFHSYPAFFYTGFWFRFFAFLVDLLVISSINRLIVQPLFLLLRHPLNDDAFSAFSLSKLVIYLLYFVLATKLTNGQTIGKIIFGIRVVSFKEEKLSWATVIIRECFSRYILKTFPFIYLMVLFTQEKQHLGDFFSDTSVVSENLIRANQMSFEKQ, encoded by the coding sequence ATGAGCACACCTTCCAATAATCATGAGCACGACCACTTGAAAGAATCGACCCAAGCAAAAAAAGGCGATACAAAAGAGCTGGATGTAAGTGCGTTAAAAAAAGCGTTAGCTAGTGAAGAAGCAGAACTTGAACGAGCAAAACGATTAAAACGTTTAGAACAACAGAAAGCAACGATCATTAAGGAAGATTCTGCTGTTAATCCAGTTTCACAAGAATTTCAAAATAAATCAACAGACAAAATGAGTTCACAAGATCTTCGAGATGCTAGACGAAAGTATTGGCAAGAAAAACAAAAACAAGAAGAGCGTATGCGCAAACCATTTCACAGTTATCCTGCATTTTTCTATACAGGATTTTGGTTCAGATTTTTTGCTTTTTTAGTTGATTTACTCGTCATCTCAAGTATCAATCGATTAATTGTTCAGCCGCTATTCTTGTTATTAAGGCATCCATTAAATGATGATGCATTCTCAGCGTTTTCGTTAAGTAAATTGGTTATCTACTTACTCTATTTTGTATTAGCAACAAAATTAACGAATGGACAAACAATTGGAAAAATTATTTTTGGGATTCGAGTAGTTAGTTTTAAAGAAGAAAAACTAAGCTGGGCAACAGTCATTATCCGAGAATGCTTTAGTCGCTATATTTTAAAAACATTTCCATTTATCTATCTTATGGTGTTGTTCACACAAGAAAAACAACATTTAGGTGATTTTTTCAGTGATACATCTGTTGTCTCTGAAAACTTAATTCGGGCAAACCAGATGTCATTTGAGAAGCAATAA
- a CDS encoding deoxyribonuclease IV, whose product MVLLGSHVSMSGKKMLLGSAEEASSYNATTFMIYTGAPQNTRRKAIEDMNIPIGTSYMEENNLSNMVVHAPYIINLGNTIKPENFTFAIEFLRAEILRAEALGARQITMHPGAHVGAGSEAGIAQIIKGLNEVLHKDQLAQIALETMAGKGTEVGRNFEEIAKIIDGVTLNDKLSVTMDTCHINDAGYNVKEDFDGVLNEFDKIVGLERLKVVHVNDSKNPQGSHKDRHANIGFGTIGFDALNKVVHHPQLIHLPKILETPYVGEDKKDKKAPYGYEIKMLKEQTFNPNLLEDILNQVGY is encoded by the coding sequence ATGGTTTTATTAGGTTCACATGTTTCAATGAGTGGAAAAAAGATGTTGCTGGGTTCAGCTGAAGAAGCGAGCAGCTACAACGCTACAACGTTCATGATTTATACTGGAGCTCCACAAAACACGCGACGCAAAGCAATTGAAGATATGAATATTCCGATAGGCACTTCCTATATGGAAGAAAATAATCTGTCTAATATGGTTGTTCATGCGCCATATATTATTAATCTAGGAAATACCATTAAACCTGAAAATTTCACATTTGCGATTGAGTTTTTAAGAGCAGAAATTTTAAGGGCTGAAGCATTAGGAGCTAGACAAATTACTATGCATCCAGGCGCGCATGTAGGTGCTGGTTCAGAAGCGGGTATTGCTCAAATTATTAAAGGATTGAATGAAGTTTTGCATAAAGATCAGCTAGCACAGATTGCTTTAGAAACAATGGCTGGAAAAGGAACTGAAGTTGGACGTAATTTTGAAGAAATCGCTAAAATTATTGACGGTGTAACGTTAAACGACAAACTGTCTGTCACAATGGATACGTGTCATATAAATGATGCCGGATATAACGTGAAGGAGGACTTTGATGGTGTTTTAAATGAGTTTGATAAAATTGTAGGATTGGAACGTCTTAAAGTGGTACATGTGAATGATTCAAAAAATCCACAAGGCAGTCATAAAGACCGCCATGCAAATATTGGTTTTGGAACGATCGGATTTGACGCTTTAAACAAAGTGGTACACCATCCTCAATTGATTCATCTACCTAAAATATTGGAAACACCCTATGTGGGAGAAGACAAAAAAGATAAAAAAGCACCATATGGCTATGAAATCAAAATGCTAAAAGAACAGACTTTTAATCCTAATTTATTAGAGGACATTTTAAATCAAGTAGGTTATTAA
- a CDS encoding LemA family protein, whose amino-acid sequence MKNMKNGTKIIIGIIVAVVIIAIPLISSYNGLIKEESNVDLAWSQVESQLQRRNDLIPNLVNSVQGAMDQEEEVFTAIADARASLSGAGSMEEEVEANNEMNSALSRLLVVVESYPELKSNENVTALMDELAGTENRIAVERQRYNETVQGYNNRVKRFPGSIIANMTGFSEKPYFEAVEGAEIAPEVNFDNDEE is encoded by the coding sequence ATGAAAAATATGAAAAACGGCACAAAAATAATTATAGGAATTATCGTAGCTGTAGTGATTATAGCCATTCCGTTAATTAGTTCGTACAACGGATTGATCAAAGAAGAAAGTAACGTAGATCTTGCGTGGTCACAAGTTGAATCACAATTGCAACGTAGAAATGACTTGATTCCGAACTTGGTTAATTCCGTTCAAGGCGCAATGGATCAAGAAGAAGAAGTATTTACAGCCATAGCAGATGCACGTGCTTCATTAAGTGGAGCGGGTTCGATGGAAGAAGAAGTAGAAGCAAATAACGAAATGAATTCAGCTTTATCAAGATTATTAGTAGTAGTTGAAAGTTACCCAGAACTAAAATCTAATGAAAATGTAACAGCTTTAATGGATGAATTAGCAGGTACAGAAAATCGAATTGCCGTTGAAAGACAACGTTACAATGAGACAGTGCAAGGATACAACAATCGTGTGAAACGATTCCCGGGTTCAATTATTGCAAATATGACTGGCTTCTCAGAAAAACCATACTTTGAAGCAGTTGAAGGTGCAGAAATAGCTCCTGAAGTGAATTTTGATAATGATGAGGAATAA